The region CCCGGCAGGCAATTGCGCCAGCGGCCCCTTGTCGCTGCTCAAGGTCAGTTGCTGGTCGCCCGCGGGACGCGTGGCGCCGCTCACGCCGTCGACCGGCATGTGGACTTCACGGCCGGTGCGACGCCACCATTGGCGCAGGTCTTTCAGCCATTTCTCGCCTTCCTTGTCCTTCTTCTTGACGTCGTACCACACGGCCAGCGTGGCCGCGACGCTCTGGTCGGGACGCTCCAGCCAGACCGCGACGTAGGGACGGTGATACTCGGCCACATTCAGTCGCGGGATTTCGACTTTGACATTCAGGTCCGCCGCAACCGCCGGCAACGACACCACGCCCGTCAGGGCAGCCGACAACGCCGTCGGCAAGAGACCAGGAACCAGCATGCGCATATGACTCAACCTCATTCGTGAATAAAATCGTGGAAAAAATCAGTGGATGAAAACGATCGCCAGCACCAGCGGCACCACCAGCCCAAGACCGACCAGCGGCCAGGTGACCGGGCGGTTGCCGGCATGCAGCTGCAGCAGGAACAATCCGGTAATGCAAAACACCAGGCAGGCGACGGCGAAGATGTCGATGAACCAGCTCCATGCCGCGCCGGTATTGCGGCCCTTGTGCAAGTCGTTGAAGTACGACACCCAGCCGCGGTCGGTTTTTTCGTATTCGATCTTGCCGTTGCCGAGGTCCACGCGCAGCCAGGCGTCGCCACCCGGACGCGGCAGCGAGACATACAGCTCTTCGGGCGACCACTCGCCGGGCTGCGGACCGACGTCAATGCCGAACTGCTGGTCGAGCCAGCGCGCCAGCGGCGCCGGTACGGCGTCTTTATCCCGGTGTTCCTGCGCGCTCAGCTGCACCAGCAAATCATGCGGCAATTGCCCCTGCTTGCCGGAGACCTGCGGGTGCGCCTCGATCTGCGCCGAGTGATTCAGCGTGATGCCGGTGGCGGCGAACAGCAGCATTGCCACCAGGCAAATCGCCGAACTGATCCAGTGCCACTGATGCAGGTGCCTGAGCCAGAACGAGCGGCGCTTCTGGTCAGGCAATTTCCCGGCGATGGAGGCTTGCTTCATGATGTGTTGCGAGCGGCTGAGGCCATCTAAATAATAATAATTCTCATTATAACTTCTACTATAAGAAAAAATACAGACCCAAATCAGGGATTTACTTTGCGATACATGCGGCTGCACGCCGATACAAGACCCCGCCCCAATGACCCAATGAAAAACGCCGCAGGATCGCTGCGGCGTTTTCACGTGAAGACCATTTAGCGCAGGGTCAGCGCAACAACTCGTACGGCCCGCCACGCTGCAATGCGCGCTGATAAGCCGGCCGCGCGTGAATCGCCTCGAGGTATTTGAGCAGGTTCGGGTAGTGCGCATCCAGGCCGCCGCGCGAACGCGCGCCTTCGATCGGGAAGCTCATCTGGATGTCCGCCGCAGAAAAGCTGCTGCCGGCAAACCAGCCGCCGCGGGCCAGTTCGCCTTCGAGATAGTGCAAGTGACGCTTCAGTTGCGGCTCGACCAGGCGGCCCAGCACGCCGCCGCAGATCAGGCGCGCCACCGGCCGGATCAGCGCCGGCACCGATTTCGGCAGGCGGCTGAAAATCAGCTTGAGCAGCAGCAAGGGCATCGCCGAGCCTTCGGCATAGTGCAGCCAGTAGCGATAACGCAGGCGATCCTGCGTGCCGGCTGCAGGGATGAAGCGGCCGTCGCCGTAGCGCTCGACCAGGTATTCGATGATCGCGCCGGACTCGGCGATGGTCAGGTCGCCGTCTGTGATCACCGGGGACTTGCCGAGCGGATGCACCTGCATCAGCTCCTTCGGCGCCAGCATGGTCTTGGGATCGCGCTGGTAGAACTTGATGTCGTACTCCAGCCCCAGCTCTTCCAGCAGCCAGAGTACACGTTGCGAGCGGGAGTTGTTCAAATGGTGGACAGTGATCATGTGCTGCGCCTTTCTGTAGAATGCGTCCCAAGAAGCATAACAGCACAATATAAAAAAGCATGCCGCGCACACCCACAACGCCCCAGATCCCGCTCTACAAGAAATTCGCCGATGAACTGGCGGCATCGATCAGCGCCGGCGTGCTGCAACCCGGCGAGCGCGTGACCTCGGTGCGGGTCGCCAGCCAGCAGCACAGCCTGAGTGTGACCACCGTCGTGCGCGCCTACGAATTGCTGGAAAGCCGCGGCATCATCGAAAGCCATCCGCAGTCCGGCTACTTCGTACGCAAGACCGCTATGCCGGCGAGCACGCCGAGCGCCGTGACGCTGTTGCCGCCCTCGCACCCCGCTACCCAGCAGCCGCATGAAGTTGACGTCAGCCGACTGGTGCTGGCCACGCTCAGGACCATCCAGCAGGACGGTACCATCCCGCTCGGCTCGCCCTATCCGAATCCGGCGCTGTTCCCGTCGCAGCGCATCGGCCAGTACGTCGGCCGCATCACGCGCAACAGCGACAGCTTCAGCGTCTTCACCGACCTGCCGCCGGGCCATCCCGACCTGTTGCGCCAGATCGCCCGGCGCTACCTGGAAACCGGCCTGGCCGTCGATCCGGAAGACATCATCATCACCGTCGGCGCCACCGAAGCCATCAACCTCTGCCTGCAGGCCGTGGCGCAACCGGGCGACACCATCGCGGTCGAAACCCCGACCTTCTACGCCATGCTGCACGCGATCGAACGCATGGGCATGCGCGCCGTCGAAATCCCCACCGATCCGCTGACCGGCATGGACCTCGATGCGCTTGAAGAAGTGCTCCGGACGCAGAAGATATCGGCTTGCATGGTGATGCCGAATTTCCAGAATCCGCTCGGCTCGATGATGCCGGACGCGAACAAGAAGCGCCTGGTCGACCTCGCGCATCAGCACGACATGCCGCTGATCGAGGATGCGGTCTACAGTGAACTGTTCTACGGCGCTGCGCATCCGACGTCGCTCAAGACCTATGACCGCGACGGCCTGGTGCTGCACTGTTCGTCGTTTTCCAAGAGCCTGAGCTCGGCTTACCGGGTCGGCTGGGCGATCCCGGGACGCTACCGCAACCAGGTCGAGAAACTCAAGTTCCTCAACACGCTGGCTACGCCCACCATCCCGCAGCGCGCGATTGCCGAATACCTGACGCAAGGCGGCTACGAACGCCACCTGCGGCGCGTACGGCGCGGCCTGCTGCAGCAGCGCGACCTGATGCGCCATTTCGTGCTGCGATTTTTTCCGGAGGGGACGCGCGTGTCGGAGCCGGCCGGCGGCTACATTCTGTGGATAGAGCTGCCGCCGCGCGTGGAAGCGATGGAGTTGTACCGGCGCTGCCTGGTGCTGGGCATCACGATCGCACCGGGGCGCATCTTTGCCGCCACCAATCAGTACAGCAATTTCATCCGGCTCAACTACAGCTATACGTGGTCGGCCGAGATCGAAAAAGCGTTGAAGACGATCGGAAAGATCGTCGCGGAGTTGAGTTAGCGCCGCCGCTAACCGTGCAGCCTGAGCCCGGTGGCGGTCAGGGTCGCGTTGCCGGTGCCGTCATCGTTGACCACCACGGTCGCAATCCCCGCCTCTTCCAGCGCCGTCAAAAACCTGCGCAATGTGCTCATGCGCAGTTCAGTGCGCTTGGACAGGCGCGCCAGCGACAGCGGCGCGCCGCTGCGCTGGTGCTCCTGGTACAACTCGTCCAGGATGCGCACCAGCTCGGGCGGCAAGGCTTCCGGATCTTCGTTCATGAGCTTGTCTACGCGACCTTGGCGTGTTGCACGGCGGCGCGATGCAGCAGCACCGGAATCGACTTCGACGTCGGCGTGCGCGCCTTGTCTGCGAAGCTCTCCAGCGGCACCAGCGGATTGGTTTCCGGATAGTAGCTGCCCAGGCAACCGCGCGGGATGTCGTACTCGACCAGCAGGAAACCGTCGGCGCGACGCTCGATGCCGTCGTCCCAGACGCTGACCACGTCAACCCATTCGCCATCCTTCAGACCCAGCATCTCCAGATCCTGCTTGTTGATGAAGATCACGCGACGCTGGCCGAACACGCCGCGATAACGGTCGTCCATGCCATAGATGGTGGTGTTGTACTGATCGTGCGAGCGCGTGGTCATCAGCGTCATCAGCTTGTCGCCGTGGATCTTGCGCGCGCGATGGATAGGCGTATCCAGCGGAATCGCATGCACCACGAAATTGGCTTTGCCGGTATCGGTCTTCCACACGCGTTCGCGTGAAGCGACGCCGAGATGGAAACCGCCCGGATTGGTGATGCGCTGGTTGTAGTCCTTGAAGGAATCGTAGACTTTCTCGATGGCGTCGCGGATGCGCGAATAATCTTCAGCGTACCACAGCCACTCGATCTTCTTGCCGTTGTTGCGATGCTTCATGGTGGCTTCGGCGATGTGCGCGACGATCGCGGTTTCCGACATGCACAGCTCCGAGGCCGGCTTGTTGATCCCGTAGGAGACGTGCACCATGCTCATCGAGTCTTCCACCGTCACGCCTTGCGCACCACCGGCCTGCCGGTCGATCTCGGTACGGCCCAGCGTCGGCAGGATCAGTGCGTCCTTGCCGTGCACCAGATGGCTGCGGTTGAGCTTGGTGGTGATATGCACCGTCAGGTTGCACGAGCGCATTGCGTCGAAGGTGCGCGGCGTATCGGGCGTGGCCATGGCGAAGTTGCCGCCGAGCCCGATGAAGACCTTGGTGCGGCCTTCCAGCATCGCCATCACCGAACCCACGGTGTCGTTGCCGTGGTGGCGCGGCGCCTTGAATTCGAACACCTGCTCCAGCCGATCGAGGAACGCGTCGGTCGGCTTCTCATCAATGCCGACGGTGCGGTCGCCCTGCACGTTGGAGTGACCGCGCACCGGGCACAGGCCGGCGCCGGGACGGCCGATATTCCCGCGCAACATCATCATGTTGGACAACAGCTGGATGGTGCCGACGGCATGCTTGTGCTGGGTCAGGCCCATGCCCCAGGTGGCGATCACGGCCTTGCCGCGCACGTAGACCTGGGTCAGTTTTTCGATGTCTGCACGCGAGACGCCGGACTCGCCGATGATGTCTTCCCAGTTCTGGGCGCGCGCATCGGCGGCGAATTCCTCGAAGCCGGAAGTGTGCTCGGCGATGAACTGCACGTCCAGCACGCGCTCGGCGCCTGCCGCCACGGCTTCGTCGTCGAGCTCGATGGTGCGCTTGATGACGCCTTTGATCAGCGCCAGGTCGCCGCCCAGGGTCGGATGGATGAACATCGAACTGATCTGGGTGCTGCCCATGGTCAGCATTTCCATCTTGCTTTGCGGATCGGCGAAGCGCTCCAGGCCGCGCTCCTTGAGCGGATTGATGGCGACGATGGTGGCGCCGCGCTTGGATGCATGGCGCAACTCGCCCATCATGCGCGGATGATTGGTGGCGGGATTCTGGCCGAACAGGAACAAGGTGTCGCACAGGTCGAAGTCGTCCAGCAGCACGGTGCCCTTGCCGACGCCGACCGTGCCCGGCAAGCCGACGCTGGTCGGCTCGTGGCACATGTTGGAGCAATCGGGGAAGTTGTTGGTGCCGTATTGACGAACAAACAACTGGAACAGGAACGCCGCCTCGTTGCTGGCGCGCCCGGACACGTAAAAGTCGGCCATGTCGGGATCGGGCAACGCATTGAGATGCCGGGCGATCAGCTCGAAAGCCTGGGGCCAGGCGATCGGCACGTACTTGTCGCTGACGGCGTCGTAGACCATCGGCGCGGTCAGGCGGCCATGATCTTCGAGTTCGTAGTCCGACTGCTGCATCAGCTCGGCGACGGTATGGCGCGCAAAGAAATCGTTGGTGACGCGTTTCTTGGTAGCCTCGGCCGCCACCGCCTTGACGCCGTTTTCGCAGAACTCGAAGGTCGAAGTATGCTCGCGGTCGGGCCAGGCACAGCCGGGGCAATCGAAACCGTCTGGTTGGTTTTGCGACAACAAAGTGCGCAGGCCCTTGCCGTCGGCGACATGTTCCTTGACCAGGTTGAGCGCGACGTACTTCAGCGCGCCCCACCCGCCTGCGGGATTGTTATAGGTTTCGATCTTCGCTTTGCCAGCCTTGGCCATGTGTGCTCCACCAATACAATTTCAGATGGTGACCAGTTTAAGGCAGCGTGATCGGAACGGCGTACACAGTACGCCCCGATAAAAAAGAGTACAGCGAAGAGCTCCGTGAAGAGCCCCCTCCTCCTACAGCAGCACGTCTTCGCGCAGGCAGGCGCGCCAACGGCCCGGCGCGACTTCCTTCAACTGCGGCACCGTCGCCGCGCACAGTTCCAGTGCGTAAGGACAACGCGTGCGGAACACGCACCCCGACGGCGGATTGGCCGGGCTGGGCAAATCGCCTTGCAGAGGCTTGCGCAGCAGGGCCTGCTCGCGGGCGTCCGACTCCGGCTTCGGCGAAGCTGCCAGCAAGGCTTGCGAATACGGATGCAGGGGCCGCTCGAACAGGGCCGCCGCCGGGGCGATTTCCATCACTTTGCCGAGATACAGCACCACTACGCGGTCGCAGATGTATTCCACCACGTCAAGGTCATGCGAAATGAACAGCATCGCCAGGTTGAAACGCTGACGCAAGTCCTGCAGCAGGTTGATCACCTGTGCCTGGATCGACACATCCAGCGCCGACACCGGCTCGTCGGCGACGATGAAACGCGGCTCCACCGCCAGTGCACGCGCGATGCCGATGCGCTGGCGCTGCCCGCCGGAAAACTCATGCGGATAGCGCGCGCCATGCTCGGCGCGCAGGCCGACCAGTTGCAGCAGTTCGGCGATGCGGGCCCCACGCGCCGCACCGCGATGCAGGCCGTGGGTATCGAGCGCCTCGCCGATGATGTCGCGCACGCGCTGGCGCGGATTCAGGCTGGCGTAGGGATCCTGGAAAATGATCTGCATCTCGCGCCGCAGCGCGCGCATGCGTGCAGGGGAAAGCGTGGATATCTCCTCACCCTGATAACGGATTTCGCCGCCGCTGCTTTCCATCAGGCGCAGCAAGGTGCGGCCGACCGTGCTCTTGCCGGAGCCGGATTCGCCGACCAGGCCGAGCACCTCGCCCGGGGCGATGGTGAAGCTGACGTCGTCGACCGCGCGAATCGGCGCATCCTTTTGCTTGCCGTTGAAATACTTCTTCAGATTGCGCACCTCGACCAGAGGTGTAGCGATGGCGTTGTTTGTGGCGGTGCTTGTGGCGTTGTTCATGCCGATTCCCTCAGTATGCAACGGACATTGTGGCCATCGGCCCCCAGCGTCAGCGACGGCATCGCCTGGCGGCAGACGTCGCTTGCCTGGCTGCAGCGCGGCTCGAAAGCACAACCCGGCGGCGGCGCCAACGGACTCGCGACCTGACCGGGAATGGCCGCCAGGCGCGGACGTTCGCCGGCGACCGCATGGCGCTTGCTGCGCCCCGGCAGGCAATTGAGCAAGCCGGTGGTGTAGGGATGCTGCGGCTTGTCGAAAATCTGCGGCACGTTGCCCTGCTCCACCATCCGGCCTGCATACATGACCGCGACCCGATCGGCGATCTCCGCCACCACGCCGAGGTTATGGGTGATGAACAGGATGCCGGTGCCGGTCTCGCGCTGCAGTTTTTGCAGCAGCGCCAGGATTTGCGCCTGGATGGTGACGTCGAGCGCAGTCGTCGGCTCGTCGGCGATCAGCAGCGTCGGATTGCACGACAAGGCCAGCGCGATCATCACGCGCTGGCGCATGCCGCCCGACAGCTGATGCGGATACTCATACAAGCGGCGCGCCGCAGCCGGAATCTCGACCAGCTCCAGCATGCGCTGGGCATGGATCATGGCGTCCCGGTGACTCTTGCCGAGATGCAGCCGCACGCTCTCGGCGATCTGCTCGCCCAGCGTGAAGACCGGATTGAGGCTGGTCATCGGCTCCTGGAAAACCATCGCGATTTCATTGCCGCGCAATTGACGCAACTGGCTCTGCGACAGTCGCGCAAGATCGACGGTGTCGCCGTTGCGGCGCTTGAAGCGCATGCTGCCGCCGACCACGCGGCCGGCGTCGGCCGGGATCAGGCCCATGATCGACAGGCTGGTCACCGACTTGCCGGAACCGGACTCGCCCACCACCGCCAGCGTCTCGCCGGCATTGACGCTGAAACTGACGCCGTCGACCGACTTGACGGTGCCCTGCTCGGTAAAGAAATGCGTCTGCAGGTTATCCACCTCCAGCAGCGGCGCCCCCTTGGGCGCAATAATGTGTTGCATGATCAGCTACCTCTCAAAGACTCTTGCGCAGACGCGGGTCGAGCATGTCGCGCAAGCCGTCGCCCACCATTTGCAGCGACAGCGCCGACAAGACAATGGCAATGCCGGGAAATACCACGAGCCAGATCGCCTGTTCGGCGTACGCCTGGCCGGATGAAATCATCGTGCCCCAGGTCGGCAGTTCGGGCGGTACGCCGACGCCGAGGAAGGACAAGCCGGCTTCCGCCAGGATCGCGTAGGCAAAAATGAACGTCCCCTGCACCAGGATCGGCGACAGGATGTTGCCCAGCACATGGAAAAACACGATGCGTGTAGTCGACACGCCGAGGGCGCGCGCTGCTTCCACGAACAGCAGCTCGCGCACCACCAGCGTCGAGGCCCGCACGATGCGCGCTACCCGCGGCGTATAGACGATCGCCAGCGCCAGCACCACGTTGATCAGCGACGAACCGAGGATCGCCACCAGCGCAATCGCCAGCAGGATGTCGGGAAACGACATCATGGCGTCGACCACGCGCATGATCGGCGCATCCAAGCGCTTGAAGAAACCGGCGCACAGGCCCATCAGCACGCCCGCTGCCAGCGCCACCACCACCACCAGCGCACCGATGGTCAGCGAATAGCGGCCGCCGGTCAGCACGCGCGTGAAGATGTCGCGGCCGAACTCGTCGGTGCCGAACCAGTGCGCGCCGGACGGTGCCTGCAGGCGCGCCATGATGTCCAGCGCGGACGGATCGTAAGGAGAAGTCAGCGGCACGATGATCGCCAGCAAGGTCAGCGCCACCAAGGTGAACACGCCGAACATGACCAGCTTGCGCCGCATGAATTTGGAAAGGAAAGCAAACATGGGAAGTTGGGTTCCGAGGAATTAATAACGCACGCGCGGATCGATCAGCGTGTACAGCAAATCGATGGCCAGGTTGATCAGCACGTAGATCACGGCAATCGCCAGCAAGGCGCCCTGGATCACCGGATAGTCGCGCCGCTGCACCGCCGACACCACCAGGTTGCCCACGCCCGGCAAACCGAACACGGTCTCGGTCACCACCGCACCGCCGATCATCAGCGCCGCCGTCAGGCCGATCACGGTGACTACCGGAATGAGCGCATTGCGCAAGGCATGGCGCAGGATCACGCGGCGCTCGTTAAGGCCCTTGGCGCGCGCCGTGCGCACGTAGTCATCCGACAGCACGTCGAGCATCGAGGCGCGGGTGAAACGAATGATCAGCGCCGAGTTGAGCACGCCCAGGACCACCGCCGGCAACAGCAGGTGATGCAGGCGATCCAGCAATGGGGCGCCCGGGTCGCCGTAGCCGGCCACCGGGAACCAGCCCATCTTGACGGCAAATATCTGCATCAGGATCAGGCCGAACCAGAAGCTCGGAATGCTGGCGCCCAGCATCGCGACGCCGGTGAAAATCTGATCGACTGCGCGGCCGCGCCACACCGCCGAGACGATGCCGCACGGGATGCCGATCAGGCAGGCCAGCGCCACCGAAAAAATGGTCAGGAAGAAAGTCGGTTCGGTGCGTGACGCCAGCGCTTCGGTGACGGGCATCTGCAAGAAAATCGATTGGCCGAGATTGCCCTGCGCCAGCTCCTTGAGCCAGAAGCCGAACTGCACGAGCAAGGGCTGATCGAGCCCGTACTGCGCACGCAGTTTGGCGATATCGGCCGCCGTGGCCTGGTCGCCCAGCATGATTGCAGCCGGATCGCCCGGCGCCAGGCGCGTGATGAAGAACACCAGCACGGCGACGATCAGCATGACGATCACCATGCCGGTGAAGCGTCCTGACAGGTAACGTAACATAAACGTGAAATCCGTTAAGGAAAGAAGGATGCAGCCGGCCAAGCGGCTTCATCGAGGATGAAAACCGCTTGCCTCTGCAGTACAAAAAACACGACATTGCCGCTGGGCGTTCTACCGGCGGGCAGAACGCCCAACTTCATCGCAATGATCAGTCAGCCAGCTTGGTATTCCAGAAATACGGCCATGGCATCGGCACATAGCCCTGCAGCTTGGCGGATCGAGCGGTCAGGCTGTTGAAGCTGCCCAGGCGAATGTAAGGCACTTCGTCGTAGACCACGCTCTGCACCTTGCCCCACAGTGCGCCGCGATGGGCCGGGTCCATTTCGTGCGAGAACACCGTGACCGAAACGTCCTTGCCGGCGCTCTTCCAGCCGCCCGGTGCGCCATCGCTCAACTGCGGCGGCGACAAGGTCGGTTCTGGCAGGAAGGCCGAATGCGTCATGTAGATGTCCCACAGCGCCGGATCGTTGCGGCGCTGGATCAGCGTCGCCCAGTCGACCACCTGCATGTCCACCTTGAAACCGGCCAGCTTGAGTTCTTCACCCATGACCAGCGCCATGCGGTAGTGGAACTCGTACTGCTTGCTGGTCAGGATCTTGACCGGCTCGCCCTTGTACCCGGCCTTGGCAGCCAGGTCGCGCGCCTTGGCGGCGTTGGCCTGGTTATAGGCGGCCACCCCGTCCATCGAATAGAACGGCGAGCCCTTCGGGAAGTGATTGCCTTCGACGGAGAAGAACTTCGGATCGCCGAAACCGGCGGTCATGATTTCCTTCATGTTGAGCGCAGCCTGGATGGCCTGACGCACGCCCTGCTTTTGCAGCGGGCCGGTCACTGTATTGAGCACCACGTACGGGAACCCGAACGGCGCGGTGATGACCGGCACGACATTGGACTTGCCTGCAAGACGCGGCGAAGCCTCGGCCGGCAGCAGATCGGCGAACTGGTACTGGCCGGACAGCGAGCCTTCCACGCGGGTGTTCGGATTCGGCACGGGAATGAAGCGCAGCTCGGACAACAGGGCTTCACGCTTGCCGGCGTAACCGCTGGCCGCTTCCTTGCGTGCGCTGTAGCCGTCGAAGCGGGTCAGCAATACGTATTGGTCAGGTTTGCGTTCCTTGAACTGGTAAGGACCGGTGCCGATGAAATCCTTGAGCGGATTGACGGCGGACTCCTTGGGCATGATCGCGGCGAAGCCGGATGGCAGCGCCAGGTGCGCCAGCAGCGGCGCATACGCGTTCTGCATGCTCAGGACGACGGTATAAGGCCCCTTGGCGTCGAGGCTCTTGATCTCTTTCGATACGGCCTTGCCGCGCGGCGCGATGTCCATCCAGCGCTTGAGCGAAGCGACGACGTCGTCGGACTTCATCTCCTTGCCGTTGTGGAACTTGACGCCCTTGCGCAATTCGATGGTGACTGTCTTGCCGTCGGCGCTCACTTTGGGCAGGCTTTCCGCCAGCATCGGCTGGATGACCCACTTGGCGTCGAAGGTATACAGCGGTTCATAGACGTGCTGCATGATGGTGGCGACCAGATCGGTGGTCGAGGCCATCGGATCCAGCGTTTGCGGCTCGGCCACCATCGCCAGGTTGGCGACGCCACCGGGAGCTGCCTGCGCCAGCGGCGATACGCCCGTCGCAACCAACACGGCGGCGCTCACTGCACATTGAAATAGCAGACGCCTGCCCTTGTTGAACGACGGTAAAAAAGTTCGCACTGTCATCATCCTCTCCTCGATGCTGCTGGGTTAAAAATCCTGGCTTCGCCAACTGTCGCGATACACGCCTTGCGGCGGTCTCAGCGTCCAGCTGTTCATTTCTTATTGGCATTGTTATTTGCTGTGGATTGCTTGCTGAAATTTTTTGGTAGTTTATATCACGATCTCTACCGCAGCAATGAGTAAACGAGCATTAAAACAAGCAAACCTCTCTACCCATGCACGATAAGGAGAAAAAGCAAGGACTGTTATTAAGTAACATAAATGCTGCACTGCTCCAAAATCGAGCGAGGAAAGTCCGGTCGTCACCAAACCGGGGCAGATTGCGGGCGGCGCGAAACGACGGTTGCAGGCCGCAAAAATACGGGCGCACGGCTTGCTGAAAGCAAAGGAAATATCGGCCGCAGAACACGGCCGTGAGACGAGATGGTGCAGCTGGAAAATCGTTGAAAGCCGCGAGAACAACACGGTCCTGCCGATTTTTTCCTGATTGAAAAAACTACTTTAAAAAGACTTGAAAGAATACTGCGTTGGCAAATTGCCTCACTCCCCTCATTACCCTCACTCTTCCAGCGGCAACGCCAGGGTTTCCTTGATCTCTTCCATCACCACGTAGCTCTTCGACTGCGCCGCGCCCGGCAACTGCAGCAGGATATCGCCGAGCAGCTTGCGGTATTCGGCCATGCCGCGGATGCGCGCCTTGATCAGGTAATCGAAGTCGCCCGACACCAGATGGCATTCCTGCACCTCCGGGATGCGCAGCACTTCGCGGCGGAATTGCTCGAACATGTTGCCCGACTTGTGATTGAGCGTGATCTCGACGAACACCAGCAAGGTCGCACCCAGCGTGGCCGGATCGATACGCGCGTAGTAGCCGCTGATGACGCCGTCGCGCTCCATGCGCTTGACGCGTTCGATGCAAGGCGTGATCGACAGGCCGACCTGCTCTCCCAGGTCTTTCATCGAGATGCGGCCGTCCTTTTGCAGGACCGCCAGGATACGGCGGTCCAGCTTGTCGAGGGTGCGTACTGAAAGCTGCTGAGTTCTCATTATTTATTCTCGTTTTTTAACATTAATACCAAAACAAATACTGGTTGATTGCCAATATCATGGTTTTATATTCTACATACTCACCATCATTTCGGGGAATCCATCATGCGCGTCGTCATTCTGGGCAGCGGGGTCATCGGCGTCACCAGCGCCTACTATCTGGCCAAGGCCGGCCATCAGGTCACGGTGCTCGACCGCCAGCCGGGTCCGGCGCTGGAAACCAGCTTCGCCAACGCCGGCCAGATCTCGCCCGGCTACGCCTCGCCGTGGGCCGCGCCCGGCATTCCCCTGAAAGCCCTGAAATGGATGTTTGAAGAACATGCACCGCTGGCGATCCGCCCGGACGGAACGTTCCAGCAGTTGCGCTGGATGTGGCAGATGCTGCGTAATTGCAGCGCCGACCGTTATGCCGTCAACAAGGAACGCATGGTGCGCCTGGCTGAATACAGCCGCGACTGTTTCCGCGAATTGCGCGCCGCCACCGGCATCGATTACGAAGGCCGCCAGCAAGGCACGTTGCAGCTGTTCCGCACGCAAGAGCAGTTCGACGGCGCGGCCAAAGACATTGCCGTGCTGCGCCAGACCGGCGTGCCGTTCGAACTGTTGAGCCGCGACCAGCTGGCCGGCGCCGAACCCGCACTGGCGAAAGTCAGCCACAAGCTGACCGGCGGCTTGCGCCTGCCCAACGATGAAACCGGCGACTGCAAGCTGTTCACCACCAAGCTGGCGAAAATGGCCGAAGAGCTCGGCGTGCAGTTCCG is a window of Herbaspirillum hiltneri N3 DNA encoding:
- a CDS encoding FdhF/YdeP family oxidoreductase; translated protein: MAKAGKAKIETYNNPAGGWGALKYVALNLVKEHVADGKGLRTLLSQNQPDGFDCPGCAWPDREHTSTFEFCENGVKAVAAEATKKRVTNDFFARHTVAELMQQSDYELEDHGRLTAPMVYDAVSDKYVPIAWPQAFELIARHLNALPDPDMADFYVSGRASNEAAFLFQLFVRQYGTNNFPDCSNMCHEPTSVGLPGTVGVGKGTVLLDDFDLCDTLFLFGQNPATNHPRMMGELRHASKRGATIVAINPLKERGLERFADPQSKMEMLTMGSTQISSMFIHPTLGGDLALIKGVIKRTIELDDEAVAAGAERVLDVQFIAEHTSGFEEFAADARAQNWEDIIGESGVSRADIEKLTQVYVRGKAVIATWGMGLTQHKHAVGTIQLLSNMMMLRGNIGRPGAGLCPVRGHSNVQGDRTVGIDEKPTDAFLDRLEQVFEFKAPRHHGNDTVGSVMAMLEGRTKVFIGLGGNFAMATPDTPRTFDAMRSCNLTVHITTKLNRSHLVHGKDALILPTLGRTEIDRQAGGAQGVTVEDSMSMVHVSYGINKPASELCMSETAIVAHIAEATMKHRNNGKKIEWLWYAEDYSRIRDAIEKVYDSFKDYNQRITNPGGFHLGVASRERVWKTDTGKANFVVHAIPLDTPIHRARKIHGDKLMTLMTTRSHDQYNTTIYGMDDRYRGVFGQRRVIFINKQDLEMLGLKDGEWVDVVSVWDDGIERRADGFLLVEYDIPRGCLGSYYPETNPLVPLESFADKARTPTSKSIPVLLHRAAVQHAKVA
- a CDS encoding glutathione S-transferase, whose amino-acid sequence is MITVHHLNNSRSQRVLWLLEELGLEYDIKFYQRDPKTMLAPKELMQVHPLGKSPVITDGDLTIAESGAIIEYLVERYGDGRFIPAAGTQDRLRYRYWLHYAEGSAMPLLLLKLIFSRLPKSVPALIRPVARLICGGVLGRLVEPQLKRHLHYLEGELARGGWFAGSSFSAADIQMSFPIEGARSRGGLDAHYPNLLKYLEAIHARPAYQRALQRGGPYELLR
- a CDS encoding DUF2271 domain-containing protein, producing MRMLVPGLLPTALSAALTGVVSLPAVAADLNVKVEIPRLNVAEYHRPYVAVWLERPDQSVAATLAVWYDVKKKDKEGEKWLKDLRQWWRRTGREVHMPVDGVSGATRPAGDQQLTLSSDKGPLAQLPAGDYILMVEAAREVGGREVVKVPLQWPPKTAQTARGKGESELGAITLDYKP
- a CDS encoding PepSY-associated TM helix domain-containing protein, which codes for MKQASIAGKLPDQKRRSFWLRHLHQWHWISSAICLVAMLLFAATGITLNHSAQIEAHPQVSGKQGQLPHDLLVQLSAQEHRDKDAVPAPLARWLDQQFGIDVGPQPGEWSPEELYVSLPRPGGDAWLRVDLGNGKIEYEKTDRGWVSYFNDLHKGRNTGAAWSWFIDIFAVACLVFCITGLFLLQLHAGNRPVTWPLVGLGLVVPLVLAIVFIH
- a CDS encoding aminotransferase-like domain-containing protein, which codes for MPRTPTTPQIPLYKKFADELAASISAGVLQPGERVTSVRVASQQHSLSVTTVVRAYELLESRGIIESHPQSGYFVRKTAMPASTPSAVTLLPPSHPATQQPHEVDVSRLVLATLRTIQQDGTIPLGSPYPNPALFPSQRIGQYVGRITRNSDSFSVFTDLPPGHPDLLRQIARRYLETGLAVDPEDIIITVGATEAINLCLQAVAQPGDTIAVETPTFYAMLHAIERMGMRAVEIPTDPLTGMDLDALEEVLRTQKISACMVMPNFQNPLGSMMPDANKKRLVDLAHQHDMPLIEDAVYSELFYGAAHPTSLKTYDRDGLVLHCSSFSKSLSSAYRVGWAIPGRYRNQVEKLKFLNTLATPTIPQRAIAEYLTQGGYERHLRRVRRGLLQQRDLMRHFVLRFFPEGTRVSEPAGGYILWIELPPRVEAMELYRRCLVLGITIAPGRIFAATNQYSNFIRLNYSYTWSAEIEKALKTIGKIVAELS
- a CDS encoding helix-turn-helix domain-containing protein; translation: MNEDPEALPPELVRILDELYQEHQRSGAPLSLARLSKRTELRMSTLRRFLTALEEAGIATVVVNDDGTGNATLTATGLRLHG